CATCGCTCAGGCGGTGTTTCGGTTCCTCGGACGCAATCAACTCGCGCAGTACATCTTTCACGCCCAGCGAACCATCGAAGAAATCCGCGACAGGTATCAGGCGACCATTTGGCAGCAGCGCGTACTTATTCGCCGTTGTCCGGCTGACCGTCCCTTCATCCAGATTCAGGCGTGAAGCGACTTCCGCCCGCGTCAGCGGCCGTAGATAGCGCACACCCTTCTCGAGAAACTCGCGTTGATAATCGACAATCAGTTCCGCTACCCGCTTCAGGGTACGCCAGCGGCGATGCATGCAATCGATGAAAAACCTGGCTCGATCCGCGTTCTGGCGTAAGTAATGGCGCACTTCATCGCTTTCCGCGTTGCTGTTCAAGTATAACGGCTGCGTGCCGTAACCCGCGCCGATCTGAAAACCGTAGCGTTTCTCCTCGATCAATTCTACCTCAAAGCCCGCTTCGCCTTTGCGGATGATGATATCGGGGCGAATATATGAAGCAAATGTAGGGACAGTGCCTCGTGCCTGTCCGGGCAGAGCAGCGTCAAATGCGTGCGCCGGAAACGGATGAAGCGAACTGCGAATGTACAATGCTGCCTGCCTGATCTCTTCTTCCGTCACTTTCAGAGCGCGAGCGACCTCGCTGAACTGGTTGCGGCCCAGCCGGTCTAAATAATCCTCAATCAGCACTTTTGCCAATGGATGCGGCTCTTCCTGCTCGCTGATCGCCTGCAGTTGGATCAGCAGGCATTCGCGCAGGTTTCGCGCCCCAATGCCGGTCGGCTCCAGCGTTTGCAACTGGCTAAGTACATATTCGACACGCTCCACGGGAACCTCTAACAACCCGGCAATCTCTTCCACGCTCACTTCCAGGTAGCCGCGTTCATTCAAATTACCCACCAGTTGCTCAGCGATCTCGATATCATCCGGTGTAACAAGCGCCTCCAGTTGTTGCAGCAGCACTTCCGCCAGTGTCTGGCTCATGGGGATGCGTGCCAGTGGGTCAAATTCGTCCTCGTCATCACTCTCAAATGCCGCATAATCGGAAATATCGTAGGGATGATACTCGCCCCATTGCTGCTCGCCCTGAAGTTCATCGCCAGGCAGCGTCTCTGGCGCCGGAAAAGATGGTTCCGTGGGCTGCGTGTAATGCCCGCAAGAGGCACAGGCAGGTCCTTGTACCAGCGAGCCGCAAAAAAGGCATACCCGGTGTTCAATCACCTCAATCGCCGGATTCTCCATCTGTTCCTGCGCCACCGCCCGCTCTATTTCCTCCGCGGAAAGCTGCAACATTGTACTCGAGGTAATCAGCCGCGCGCTCACTCGCAGCACGTGATCTGGTTTTTGTGTCGGTTCCAGTCGCATGTATCTCTCCCCTCCTATCACTAAATCCACCCGCGACTAAGCAGGGCATTGTACGCCGCCTCCTGTTCTGCTGCCTGTTTATTGCGCCCATGCCCTCTGCCCGCCACCTGCGAGCCTAGCATGACTTCTACAGTAAACTCCCGGTCGTGCGATGGCCCCTCCTGGCTAACCAGGCGATACGAAGGGGTGATACCGTCACGCGCCTGTGCCAGCTCCTGAAATAAGGACTTGTTGTCCTTAAACAGGCGTTTCTGCACAATAGTATGTGCCAGGGGCTCCAATCGAGGCAGCAGGAAATCGCGCGCCACCTCTATACCCTGGTCAAGATAGATAGCGCCCAGAACCGATTCAAAAGCAGCTGCCAGGACACGTTGTCCTCCACCACTGTGCTGCTCTCCCCGGCCCATCAGCAAATAATTCCCCAGCTGCATCTCGCGTGCGAAGCTCGCCAGCGTATCTCTTTTTACCAGGATCGCTCGTATATCGCTCAATTCCCCCTCGCTCAACTCTGGAAAAGTCCGGTACAGGAAATCCGCGCTAACGAAAGCCAGGATAGAGTCGCCCAGGAACTCTAACCGTTCATTCGAACTCAGTCCCGCGCCCGCCGTTTCAAAAATATATGATCGATGCGTCAGGGCCAGTTGCAAAAGCTGCGGATTTCCAAAATGTACGCCCAGAGCCTCTTCCAGCGCTTCATTCATCGCAATACCTCCAGAACCACCTGTGTCACATCCTCTGCTCGTCCTATCACCTGGCCTATGCGCCAGAATTGCGCGCCCGTCGTTCCATCCCGCCGTATCGACTCCCATGCCTCTGCACTCACGGCAGCAAAAAGGCCGCCGGACGTTTGGGGATCCCATAAAATCTCGCGCTCGAAACCATCCACGCCCTCATCAATATGTACATGAGGAGCAAGATACGTTTCATTGCGGTGCGCGCCGCCCGTAATGCATCCCAATTCGGCATAATGCCGTGCGTGAGGAAGTACAGGCAGCGCATCAAATTGGAATCGCATATTGGTAAGACTTTGTATTGCCATCTCCCAGGCATGCCCCAGCAAGCCAAAACCGGTAATATCGGTAACGGCATGCACGCCTGGACGCAGAAGCGCACGCGCGGCATCGCGATTCAATTGCATCATCGATTGCAGGGCCGCTTCAAGATCGCCCTCCTCAACCTCGTCGCGTTTGTGCGCGGTGGTAATCAAGCCCGTCCCCAACGGCTTGCTGAGAATAAGCACATCCCCAGGCTGCGCTCCACCCTTGGTCAGTATGGCGTTGGGGTGAACAATGCCGGTCACCGCCAGGCCATATTTTGGCTCCTTATCGGAAATGGTATGTCCGCCGGCAATCACTGCCCCTGCTCGTGCTACCGTATCCGCGCCCCCGCGCAGGATTTCGCTCAGGATGCCTGGGGCGAGATTATCGGGCCATGCCACCAGGTTAATCGCCATCAGCGGCGAACCGCCCATCGCGTAGACATCGCTCAGCGCGTTGGCAGCAGCAATCGACCCGAAGGCATAGGGGTCATCTACCACCGGCGGAAAGAAATCCGCGGTGCTGATAACAGCCTGCGCCTCGTTGAGGCAATATACAGCAGCGTCGTCAATGGCATTCAGCCCCACCAGCAATTCGGGTGGTGCCGCGTGTGCAATCAATGGTCGCAGAACCTGCGCCAGGGCCTCCGGCCCCATTTTAGACGCTCAGCCGGCGCAACTTGCCAGTGATGTCAGCCGAATTTGCCGACCTGTGGACATAGGTATCCTCTGATCTCTCTAGCTCAGGTAACGAAAAAGAGTATGACAAATCACGTACCGGTACCGTATTTGTAACGCCATTGTAGCGCGTCGAAAGCCTGAACGTCAATGTGTGTTGGTTATGCTGTTTTGCTGTGTTTTACTCTCGACAGCAATACCT
This portion of the Ktedonobacteraceae bacterium genome encodes:
- the rpoN gene encoding RNA polymerase factor sigma-54, giving the protein MRLEPTQKPDHVLRVSARLITSSTMLQLSAEEIERAVAQEQMENPAIEVIEHRVCLFCGSLVQGPACASCGHYTQPTEPSFPAPETLPGDELQGEQQWGEYHPYDISDYAAFESDDEDEFDPLARIPMSQTLAEVLLQQLEALVTPDDIEIAEQLVGNLNERGYLEVSVEEIAGLLEVPVERVEYVLSQLQTLEPTGIGARNLRECLLIQLQAISEQEEPHPLAKVLIEDYLDRLGRNQFSEVARALKVTEEEIRQAALYIRSSLHPFPAHAFDAALPGQARGTVPTFASYIRPDIIIRKGEAGFEVELIEEKRYGFQIGAGYGTQPLYLNSNAESDEVRHYLRQNADRARFFIDCMHRRWRTLKRVAELIVDYQREFLEKGVRYLRPLTRAEVASRLNLDEGTVSRTTANKYALLPNGRLIPVADFFDGSLGVKDVLRELIASEEPKHRLSDDELARLLTARGIPVARRTVTKYREEMGIASSRER
- the rnc gene encoding ribonuclease III translates to MNEALEEALGVHFGNPQLLQLALTHRSYIFETAGAGLSSNERLEFLGDSILAFVSADFLYRTFPELSEGELSDIRAILVKRDTLASFAREMQLGNYLLMGRGEQHSGGGQRVLAAAFESVLGAIYLDQGIEVARDFLLPRLEPLAHTIVQKRLFKDNKSLFQELAQARDGITPSYRLVSQEGPSHDREFTVEVMLGSQVAGRGHGRNKQAAEQEAAYNALLSRGWI
- the selD gene encoding selenide, water dikinase SelD is translated as MSTGRQIRLTSLASCAGUASKMGPEALAQVLRPLIAHAAPPELLVGLNAIDDAAVYCLNEAQAVISTADFFPPVVDDPYAFGSIAAANALSDVYAMGGSPLMAINLVAWPDNLAPGILSEILRGGADTVARAGAVIAGGHTISDKEPKYGLAVTGIVHPNAILTKGGAQPGDVLILSKPLGTGLITTAHKRDEVEEGDLEAALQSMMQLNRDAARALLRPGVHAVTDITGFGLLGHAWEMAIQSLTNMRFQFDALPVLPHARHYAELGCITGGAHRNETYLAPHVHIDEGVDGFEREILWDPQTSGGLFAAVSAEAWESIRRDGTTGAQFWRIGQVIGRAEDVTQVVLEVLR